In the Brevundimonas sp. LM2 genome, TCCAGGCGAAGCTCGCGGAGACGACAAGACCGAGCGCGGCGCAGACCCACCACAGCCGAGGGCCGGGTCCGATCATCGCGATCGCCGCCACCGCCAGAAGCGCAATCGCGGACCGCACCGCCAGCGCCATGCCCAGACCCATGCCGGTGACCATCATGCCGAGCGTTCCGGGCTTGATGGCATCGCTCAGGGATCCGGCCATCATCGCGGTGTGGGCGACCAAGGCGGCGGGCGCCGCCACGGCCAGCACCACGGCCGCCCAGAACAGGGCAGGCCGCGGCCACTCCAAGTGAAGGGGCCGGGTGGCCCGCGCGCTGTAGATCAGGAAGGCGGGCAGACCGAACAGCAGGGCGGCGGCGATGTACTGGACCGCCCTCAGGCCAATGACCCAGGCCTCGATCACGTCAGCGAACGGTGAAGGCGTAGGAACCGGTCATGCGGTGACCGTCGTTCGAGGCGATCTGCCAGTTGACGGTATAGCCTCCGGCGGCGAGCGGTCGGGCGAGCGCGCCCGTGATCGACCGGCCGTCCTCGCTGACGGTCGTGCTCACGGCGGCCTTCGCGCCGGCCGCGTTGACCACTTCAAGCGTCGAGAAGGCCGGGACCATCCGTTCACTGAAGGTGAGAGCGATGGAACGGGGCGGGGCCACGGTCGCGTTGGCCGCGGGCGTCGAACTGACCAGACGCGCATGAGCGCTGACCGCGCCGGCAGTCATGACCACGGCCGCGGCCACGGCGAAGGCGGGAACGAAACGATTGAAACGCATGTCGTGACTCCACTGACATCCAGACGATGTCTCAGAAATACGCGGCGGTCGCCTCTTTCCCTCGTCGGCCTAGAGTTTCACCGCGCGCAGCCTCAGCGCATTGCCGATGACGCTGACCGAGGAGAGCGCCATCGCGAGCGCCGCCAGCGCCGGCGAAAGAAGCCAGCCGAACACGGGATAGAGCAGGCCGGCCGCCACCGGGATGCCGAGTGCGTTGTAGCCGAAGGCGAAGACGAGGTTCTGGCGGATGTTGCCCATCACCGCGCGGGACAGACGCCGTGCGCGCACGATGCCTTGCAAATCGCCGCCGAGCAGGGTGACGCCGGCGCTTTCGATGGCGACGTCCGAACCCGCCCC is a window encoding:
- the copC gene encoding copper homeostasis periplasmic binding protein CopC, producing the protein MRFNRFVPAFAVAAAVVMTAGAVSAHARLVSSTPAANATVAPPRSIALTFSERMVPAFSTLEVVNAAGAKAAVSTTVSEDGRSITGALARPLAAGGYTVNWQIASNDGHRMTGSYAFTVR